The genomic stretch CATTTACGATCATTCCAGGCTTTGAACACTCCGTGCCCTACCAAGTGAGATAGATTGATTTCCCCGGCCGTGCCATCCGAGTAGGAAAGCCAAATACGGTAACCATCTCGCGGTTCTATTTCCGTTGCTCTGATCATCCTCTGTTTGTCCAAGTGCTGATTTTGCGTTTTGTCCCCATAATCTGATTACGCCGTTTAACGTGAGCGAAATTGCCCTTTAAATCCTCACTCGAAGTTATGAAGCGCTCCGCATAAGGCATATGGAACTTCAGTTAACAAGAATGATTATAACTTTTGCCGTGCGTGGTTCAAATTCGTACCGACAAAACTGATTAAATCGAAAGCTGCCAGCCGATTGTGAAGCTGTAATCGCTTTTAAGCTGCGGGCCATCTAGGTTCTGATAAAGCGGCCATCCAATCTCAATTGCCAGGCGGGGTCTCGCAGAGGAATAAGAGAGAAAAAGTCGCAGCCAAGGCGAAAAGGAACACTTCCCGCCCTGGTCGCGTCAAAAAATAGAGTCTTTTCAATCCGGCACCCCGTTACTTCTTTTTGCGTCTGCCGGTTTTTTTCGCGATAAGCTTCTTGAGTTCCCTACGGTCGGGACTGAGCAGTTCCTTTACGTATTCGACGTTCACCTTCGTCACTATTATGTGACCGACTTCGGTGTTAACCGATTCGTAGATCCCGAGCCTCATCATCCCCTTGGTCTGCATGAGGTTGTCTTCCGTGGGACTTACGTAATGCACGAAGTCGGTTCTGTAGCGGTGAATCAGGAACAGGTGAAGCAGGGTGGCGAGACGTTTCTGGCGAAGAGCGGGATCAAAATTGTTCTCGTCCCTCACCGTCAGTATCTTCTCTCCCTTTCTGTCCTGCAGTATCTCGAATATGACATCTCCTACCTTGTCGCCCTTGCCGTTTATGATGTTCAGCTCAAGCACGAAAGTTCCCACGGTGTGAGGCTTGAGTTCAACGGTGAAGCTGTCCTTAATCTTGTAGTGCCTCGTCCAGGCCTCGAGCCACTCTTCGAGAAGCTTGATCGAAACCTCCGTCTGAACCAGGTGCTGGAACTGGGTCGAACCCTTGCCCATGGCTTTCGTGGTTGCGGTTCTTCCGGAACTTGCGACGAGTGCTCCGTCCATACGGGGTCCCCCGACATGGGTCTGCGGAGTCTTGTAAGGCGAATCTATTAGCCTCAGCCTTCTCTGCACGCGCGCCAGGGCGAGCATGCCGTCTTCCATAAGCGCGGTTGCGAACTCTTCGGCGGCCATGCCGTCGATCTGGTGGCCTCCGTAGGTTATGAAATCGAACACGAAGCCGAGCTTTCCTATTTCCTCGGGGAATTTCTTCATTTCCTCGTCGGTCATTCCCGTCGTGTCCCAGTTAAAGGAAGGAGAGAGGTTGTAGGCAAGCATCTTGTCCGGAAAGACCTCGTGGATGGCGTCTGCGAACTGCCTTGCGTCCTCAAGGTCTGCCGTCTTGGTTTCCATCCAGAGCAGATCGGCGAAGGGCGCCACGGCAAGCGATTTTGCGATTGCGTATTCGATTCCGCCTTTTACCTGGGAATATCCCTCGGGCGTTCTTGAAATCTCGGGGTCCCATATGTAGTCGATTCCCAGGGAATCGGCCTTCTCCATGGCGTCTTTGGTGGAGGCGGTTTTGGCAAACTCTCTCCACTGCTCGATGGTCATATCGAATTCAATGCCCTGCTCCATGTTAAACTCCATTAGCGTCTCTATTGTTTCGCCGAAGGTGCTGAGGCCGGACTCCTCTTCCCATATCTCGACGAACTTGGTGACTACGGAATCCAAAGCGGTTTCAAGTTCCTGGGTATCCCCTTTCATTGCTTCTATATTCTCGTCAATAAACGACGCTATGCCGGTTTCCTCAAGCCACTTGTTCGTTTCCGCGTAGACCTCTTTGCTTATCTTGTAGAGCTTGTGGCCGTTTATCTCCTTTACGCCTTTTTCGTGGATTCTTTTAAGGATAGTAAGGTAGGCGTTTTTGTAGCTTGGGATGTTGAGCTTGGTTGCTCCCAGGACAAACGGCTGGTCGCGCTCGTCCCCGTTTCCGTCAAGAAGGGTGGCGGCTTCGGCGTCAGTCCTTGAAACTATTATTCCGGGCACTTCCATGATATCGAGCTGGAACCGGGCGGCGTTAAGCCTCTTTATCTGCTCGTCGGAAGGAACGAGAACCTTTCCGCCCTGATGACCGCATTTCTTGGTTCCGGGCTTCTGGTCTTCTATGTGATAGCCTGTAACGCCCGCCTCGACGAACCTTCTAATAAGGTTTCTAACGTGGGCGTCTCCGCCGTGTCCAGTGTCCGCGTCAGCGATTATGAATGGGCTATAGTCGATCTCGGGCGTCTGTTCCCTTTCCTTCTCGGTCATCCTTGCGCGGTTGTATCTCTGGTTTTTGTCCGCGGCGAGAAGTGCCCTCACTATGGGGGCCGCCTCGTCCGGCACCTGGCTAAGCGGATAGCTCGCGAGATCCGCTCCCTGGTCCTCGCCGATCGATCCCTTTGCCGACGTGGCCCATCCGCCGAGATATATGCCCTCTATTCCCTTTCTTTTCATCATGACCGCCTGGCCGGGCGAATAGGGGCCGAAGGACGTTATCTGCTTTCGCTCGGCGAAAAGCTCACGGAGTCTCTTGTAGAACGCCCCCGCGGCGTTTTTCGCGATTGAGTAGTCCCTTCTTATGGTTCCTCTCTGCTCCACCACCTGGCGGGGCGAGTAAAGACGAGTTATTCCCTTAAAGCGTGCGCTTGAGAAATACCTTTTCGTCTTCCTTATCTCAGCTTCTAACTGGCTCATCGATATGCTCTCCTGAAAATAAAAATGGTTGTTTCTTCGGGAACCTAGATTACGAAATCGAGATTCTCGGTGATTCTCGTGTCATTGCCCGCGAACTCAGTCATGTAGAGTTCGATTCTCTGCGAGGCCACCTCGTGGTCGTGGTTGTTTAGGTTTATGTTGAGCAGGTCTATGTACCACGGCACCTTTACGTCGTCAAGCACGTAGGCCCTCACTATCTGCTTCGCTATCGGAAGGGTAGTGGGCTTGGAGATGTCGTGGACATCCCTGTCGCTTGCCGCCTGGAGCTTTACGTATTCTTCCTCAAGAAGCCTCTCGAAGACCTCGACGGTGAACGTGTCCCCGGCCTTAAGCCCGGTCTCGGGGTCGTCCTCGGTGAGATCCGCTCCTTTGTGGATCCACTCCCAGAGTATGCTGAGCCTTATCTCTCCGGTAGCGGCGTCTTCCATCAGGTAGAGGATGTCGTCGTTTCCGAAGAAGTCGGCGGGCTTAAGCGCCGCGGCCTGGAATCCCTGGCCGAATGCGTTTCCGTACTGAAGTCCGACGCTAAGCAGGTTGCGCGCCCCCCTTATCGTTCTCGGGGCGGGCTCGAGAAGTATGAGGCCGTCTGCGTCCTCCTGGGTGTAGGTAAGGGGAGGAAACTCCCTTCCGAGCTGGTTCTCCTCGCCGACTTTCTCCCAGACGGGCCTTATTATATGGACCATCTTCCAGTGGGCGACCCATTTGCCGCTTGCTCCTTCCTGCTGCTCCCTTACGGCCCCGGCGTAGGCCTTCTCCATGCTGCTCTCGACCCCTTCCTTCGACCCCACCGGTATATTCGGTTCCATGCCTCCCTGCCAGAGCGCGAAGTTCCCGTTTACGTCCGGAGTGTTTACGGCCCTTCTAACGCGGTCCTCGTAGTTTCTCATGTATCCGTAGGTCATGGTGATCGACTCTATGTTCGGGTTAACGAAATCCTCATCCCACGCCATGGCATCTGAGACGCTGTTTATGTAATCCCACCTGCCAGTGTTAAACCCGGCGAAGTGCTTGCCCAAAACTGCCCTTATCTCCATCAGCTGGAACGTTTCCTCGAGCTGCTCTATAAGCACGTATACCTTTATCGTGCCTTCGGGAAGCCCGATGTGGTTCTCAAGGGCGCTTAGCATCTCGTTCCATAGTGCAGCTTCCTCGGCGGTCTGGATCTTGGGCAGGTAAAGGACTATGGATGAGTTTCTCTTGGCGAGTTCCCTGTAGTTGTTAACGACAAAGAGCGTCATGTCGACCACGGAGGCCGAAAGCGCTACGCCGTCAGAGTCGCGTATGTGGCGGTCGTCCAGGTGAAGTCCCCTCGCCCTGAAAATAACGGTGGTGAAGTCAAGCTGCTTTTTCCAGTCCTCGATTATGTCGTGTCCGAAAAAATCCCGTCCCCAGCTGTTCATCTGCCCGGCCACGCCTTCGGCGGTTTTCATAAACACTTCATCCCTCGCGATTGCGAGCTTCAGATTGCGTTGATTGTCAAGGGACATCGTTGATATCTGCCCCAAGGCGTCCTCGCCGTCGAACATCCACCCGTCTGCGCCCGAGAGAAGGGCGTAGGCGACGTTTCTTATGCTTTTTTCAACCGGGGAGTTCGGTTTTGCCGCTGGGCCCGTTCCCTGTATCCACTGTGTTTTGAGGTCGTGGGGAATCTCCGGTCCTTCGAATTTTCCGTCCCTTGCGTCCTGGACCTTGAGATTGGTGCGCGGGATAAGAGAATCTGGATCAAGAAAAGTTATTCTTTCCTTGGATTCATAGCGCCTTTTTCTTCTCTGGGTTCTTTTTCCCATGAGGGCCTTCTGCTCACCGTTGAAGCGGGCCATGAATTCAAGGGCCTCCAGCGCCTCCGGCGTGTACACGTCCCCGTAGGATTGCTCGATGTTGTCTCTTATGTGCAGTGTAGTGCCCATTGGTTCTTC from Candidatus Dadabacteria bacterium encodes the following:
- the aceA gene encoding isocitrate lyase ICL2, with the protein product MSQLEAEIRKTKRYFSSARFKGITRLYSPRQVVEQRGTIRRDYSIAKNAAGAFYKRLRELFAERKQITSFGPYSPGQAVMMKRKGIEGIYLGGWATSAKGSIGEDQGADLASYPLSQVPDEAAPIVRALLAADKNQRYNRARMTEKEREQTPEIDYSPFIIADADTGHGGDAHVRNLIRRFVEAGVTGYHIEDQKPGTKKCGHQGGKVLVPSDEQIKRLNAARFQLDIMEVPGIIVSRTDAEAATLLDGNGDERDQPFVLGATKLNIPSYKNAYLTILKRIHEKGVKEINGHKLYKISKEVYAETNKWLEETGIASFIDENIEAMKGDTQELETALDSVVTKFVEIWEEESGLSTFGETIETLMEFNMEQGIEFDMTIEQWREFAKTASTKDAMEKADSLGIDYIWDPEISRTPEGYSQVKGGIEYAIAKSLAVAPFADLLWMETKTADLEDARQFADAIHEVFPDKMLAYNLSPSFNWDTTGMTDEEMKKFPEEIGKLGFVFDFITYGGHQIDGMAAEEFATALMEDGMLALARVQRRLRLIDSPYKTPQTHVGGPRMDGALVASSGRTATTKAMGKGSTQFQHLVQTEVSIKLLEEWLEAWTRHYKIKDSFTVELKPHTVGTFVLELNIINGKGDKVGDVIFEILQDRKGEKILTVRDENNFDPALRQKRLATLLHLFLIHRYRTDFVHYVSPTEDNLMQTKGMMRLGIYESVNTEVGHIIVTKVNVEYVKELLSPDRRELKKLIAKKTGRRKKK
- a CDS encoding malate synthase, which encodes MGTTLHIRDNIEQSYGDVYTPEALEALEFMARFNGEQKALMGKRTQRRKRRYESKERITFLDPDSLIPRTNLKVQDARDGKFEGPEIPHDLKTQWIQGTGPAAKPNSPVEKSIRNVAYALLSGADGWMFDGEDALGQISTMSLDNQRNLKLAIARDEVFMKTAEGVAGQMNSWGRDFFGHDIIEDWKKQLDFTTVIFRARGLHLDDRHIRDSDGVALSASVVDMTLFVVNNYRELAKRNSSIVLYLPKIQTAEEAALWNEMLSALENHIGLPEGTIKVYVLIEQLEETFQLMEIRAVLGKHFAGFNTGRWDYINSVSDAMAWDEDFVNPNIESITMTYGYMRNYEDRVRRAVNTPDVNGNFALWQGGMEPNIPVGSKEGVESSMEKAYAGAVREQQEGASGKWVAHWKMVHIIRPVWEKVGEENQLGREFPPLTYTQEDADGLILLEPAPRTIRGARNLLSVGLQYGNAFGQGFQAAALKPADFFGNDDILYLMEDAATGEIRLSILWEWIHKGADLTEDDPETGLKAGDTFTVEVFERLLEEEYVKLQAASDRDVHDISKPTTLPIAKQIVRAYVLDDVKVPWYIDLLNINLNNHDHEVASQRIELYMTEFAGNDTRITENLDFVI